The Thermocrinis ruber genomic sequence GCAAAAATACAGGTCCTCTTCAAACTTGGGAAGTTGTCCAGTTCCCTCAAGGATCTCGGGCTTTACCAGATGGGGAACCCATACTTCTTTGTAGCCCCTGCTTGTATGAAAATCCAGCATAAAGTTTATCAGAGCCCTCTCTAACTTTGCCCCCCAACCCCACATAACGGTAAACCGGCTACCAGCAAGACTTGCACCCCTCTCAAAGTCCAGAATACCCAAAACTTCTCCTATCTCGTAGTGGGCTTTGGGCTCAAAGTCAAAATCTCTCGGTACACCCCACCTTCTAACCTCCACGTTCTCCGTTTCGTCCTTTCCCACTGGCACGCTTTGATGGGGTATGTTGGGAATAGAGAGCATGACGCTCTTTAACTGTTCCTCCACCTTGGAAAGCTTATCCTCCAAGCCCTCTATTTTCTCCTTTATCTCTTTTACCTTACCCTCAAGCTCTGCGGTTTGCTCTCCTTTAGATTTGCGCCTTCCGATCTCTTTGCTTAGTGCGTTTCTTTCTGCCCTGAGGGCTTCCAGCTCTCTGAGTATAGACCTTCTTTCTTCGTCAAGACTTAGCGCTTCATCTACCAATCTTGGATAGTCTTCTTTTCTTAAACGCAGTCTTTCCTTTACAAACTCTGGGTTTTTCCTCAGAAGCTCTATGTCAAGCATTTATATATAGAGAATAACACAAACTTCCCACGAGGTATAGAATTAAATTATGGGCTTAAGAAAGGCAAAGCTAAAGGATGCGGTGGGAATATACTCCCTTATAAACTCCTAC encodes the following:
- the serS gene encoding serine--tRNA ligase, which produces MLDIELLRKNPEFVKERLRLRKEDYPRLVDEALSLDEERRSILRELEALRAERNALSKEIGRRKSKGEQTAELEGKVKEIKEKIEGLEDKLSKVEEQLKSVMLSIPNIPHQSVPVGKDETENVEVRRWGVPRDFDFEPKAHYEIGEVLGILDFERGASLAGSRFTVMWGWGAKLERALINFMLDFHTSRGYKEVWVPHLVKPEILEGTGQLPKFEEDLYFCERDSLYLIPTAEVPLTNLFRDTILEEKDLPIYLTAYTPCYRREAGAYGKDIRGIIRQHQFDKVELVKIVHPDTSDQELEKLTADAEEILKLLGLPYRVVALCTGDLGFASAKTYDIEVWFPSQNKYREISSCSNCTDFQARRMNTRFKDSEGRKRFVHTLNGSGLAVGRTLAAILENYQQKDGSVVVPEVLRDYLKADVIKPDGA